In the genome of Dioscorea cayenensis subsp. rotundata cultivar TDr96_F1 chromosome 1, TDr96_F1_v2_PseudoChromosome.rev07_lg8_w22 25.fasta, whole genome shotgun sequence, one region contains:
- the LOC120263873 gene encoding LOW QUALITY PROTEIN: 60S ribosomal protein L8-like (The sequence of the model RefSeq protein was modified relative to this genomic sequence to represent the inferred CDS: deleted 2 bases in 2 codons): protein MGRVIRAQRKGAGSVFRSHTHHRKGPARFRSLDFGERNGYLKGVITDIIHDPGRGAPLARVTFRHPFRYKHQKELFIAAEGMYTGQFVYCGRKATLMVGNVLPLRSIPEGAVVCNVEHHVGDRGVLARASGDYAIVISHNPDNGTTRIKLPSGAKKIVPSGCRAMIGQVAGGGRTEKPLLKAGNAYHKFRVKRNCWPKVRGVAMNPVEHPHGGGNHQHIGHASTVRRDAPPGQKVGLIAARRTGRLRGQAASAAAKAEKSA, encoded by the exons ATGGGGCGTGTGATCCGAGCTCAGCGTAAGGGTGCTGGCTCCGTTTTCCGCTCCCATACGCACCATCGCAAGGGCCCTGCTCGCTTCCGCAGCCTCGACTTCGGCGAGCGCAATGGCTACCTCAAGGGCGTCATTACCGATATCATCCACGACCCCGGCCGTGGTGCTCCCCTCGCCCGCGTCACCTTCCGCCAT CCCTTCCGCTACAAGCACCAGAAGGAGCTCTTCATCGCTGCCGAGGGTATGTACACCGGCCAGTTCGTTTACTGCGGACGCAAGGCCACTCTTATGGTTGGCAACGTTCTTCCTCTTCGATCCATCCCTGAGGGTGCTGTCGTTTGCAACGTTGAGCACCATGTTGGGGATCGCGGTGTTCTTGCTAGGGCTTCTGGGGATTATGCCATTGTTATCAGTCACAAT CCAGATAACGGTACCACTAG GATCAAGCTCCCATCTGGTGCCAAGAAGATTGTGCCAAGTGGATGCCGAGCTATGATTGGGCAGGTTGCTGGTGGTGGTAGGACTGAAAAGCCCCTCCTCAAGGCTGGCAATGCTTACCACAAGTTCCGTGTGAAGAGGAACTGCTGGCCAAAGGTCCGTGGTGTGGCCATGAATCCCGTTGAGCATCCTCACGGAGGAGGAAACCACCAGCACATTGGTCACGCATCCACTGTCCGTCGTGATGCCCCTCCTGGACAGAAGGTCGGTCTTATTGCCGCAAGGAGAACCGGACGGCTCAGAGGACAAGCTGCTTCAGCTGCTGCCAAAGCAGAGAAGAGTGCTTAG
- the LOC120260042 gene encoding zinc finger CCCH domain-containing protein 30 isoform X2: MFLSEDPPSQFRYGGQDHLQAKSSWLWHATEMGSDDSLPPGFEIPPQATKKSKIDVSQIPLIKWKSPPKFQLNPEWLVVAGGESEEVAIQNQRLRGVLEAIYPRASSIPPDPAVLSGGETSLFDDFDVPLIPITAAEDEDASELSDSMVSVDTSSRLQPVDVSKSWPEVAPGMLPPDFRFPTEPLRLNSAPPAQDFVHGERSAMGATPVGEPDVVAAASVAFTAIMRSNEAGSMVDPDLLIKIFSNPALVETLTSEYGAPKQLPLPGVTSSAPPPLSQIGITSLQPPPAPQSYPVPNVIRPPPVNPQAPPAIQFNTGNPLPKALPMRDINYYKSLIQQHGEDRQEAAPAHNAMQFGNHSHRDYSKNLMPANGLDLASAHGSKQRDAKPKISKPCIYFNSPRGCRHGSNCSYQHDVAYPAHFEQQKNSKRIKLDSSVNGRL, encoded by the exons ATGTTCTTATCTGAAGATCCTCCTTCTCAGTTTAGATATGGAGGGCAAGACCATCTTCAGGCAAAGTCATCATGGCTATGGCATGCTACTGAAATGGGCTCTGATGATTCTCTGCCTCCTGGTTTTGAAATCCCTCCTCAGGCTACAAAAAAGTCTAAAATTGATGTTTCCCAGATTCCACTAATTAAGTGGAAATCTCCTCCCAAA TTCCAGCTGAATCCAGAATGGCTGGTGGTTGCTGGAGGTGAAAGCGAAGAGGTGGCTATTCAAAATCAGAGACTAAGGGGAGTGCTTGAGGCAATTTATCCACGCGCATCTTCCATTCCTCCAGA CCCTGCTGTTCTTTCGGGAGGAGAAACTTCtctatttgatgattttgatgtcCCTCTGATCCCAATAACGGCTGCTGAGGATGAGGATGCATCTGAGTTGTCAGATTCTATGGTTTCGGTAGACACATCCTCCCGATTGCAACCGGTCGATGTATCAAAGAGCTGGCCAGAGGTAGCACCAGGAATGCTGCCACCAGATTTTAGGTTTCCTACTGAACCATTACGACTGAATTCAGCTCCGCCTGCTCAAGACTTTGTTCATGGTGAAAGATCAGCAATGGGTGCCACACCTGTCGGAGAACCAGATGTTGTGGCTGCCGCCTCTGTTGCATTCACAGCAATTATGCGAAGCAACGAGGCAGGCAGCATGGTTGATCCTGATTTATTGATCAAAATCTTCAGCAATCCTGCCCTTGTCGAAACACTCACATCTGAGTACGGGGCTCCCAAACAACTTCCGCTCCCGGGTGTCACTTCATCAGCTCCACCTCCATTGTCTCAAATCGGCATCACCTCTTTGCAACCTCCTCCAGCTCCACAGTCATATCCAGTACCCAATGTGATCCGTCCACCTCCTGTAAATCCACAAGCTCCGCCCGCCATTCAGTTCAACACCGGCAATCCTCTCCCGAAAGCTCTACCGATGAGAGACATAAACTACTACAAGAGTTTGATCCAGCAGCACGGTGAAGATCGACAAGAAGCCGCTCCTGCACATAATGCAATGCAGTTTGGTAATCACAGCCACCGCGACTACTCCAAAAATTTAATGCCAGCCAATGGTTTGGACTTAGCAAGCGCGCATGGCTCGAAGCAAAGAGATGCAAAGCCGAAGATTTCAAAACCCTGCATATATTTCAACAGCCCGAGAGGATGCCGACATGGTTCTAATTGCTCTTACCAGCATGATGTAGCATATCCAGCTCATTTTGAGCAGCAGAAGAACTCCAAAAGAATTAAGTTAGACAGTTCAGTTAATGGAAGGCTCTGA
- the LOC120260042 gene encoding zinc finger CCCH domain-containing protein 6 isoform X1: MAGKKQRKKLSWAPDLSLRQVRMFLSEDPPSQFRYGGQDHLQAKSSWLWHATEMGSDDSLPPGFEIPPQATKKSKIDVSQIPLIKWKSPPKFQLNPEWLVVAGGESEEVAIQNQRLRGVLEAIYPRASSIPPDPAVLSGGETSLFDDFDVPLIPITAAEDEDASELSDSMVSVDTSSRLQPVDVSKSWPEVAPGMLPPDFRFPTEPLRLNSAPPAQDFVHGERSAMGATPVGEPDVVAAASVAFTAIMRSNEAGSMVDPDLLIKIFSNPALVETLTSEYGAPKQLPLPGVTSSAPPPLSQIGITSLQPPPAPQSYPVPNVIRPPPVNPQAPPAIQFNTGNPLPKALPMRDINYYKSLIQQHGEDRQEAAPAHNAMQFGNHSHRDYSKNLMPANGLDLASAHGSKQRDAKPKISKPCIYFNSPRGCRHGSNCSYQHDVAYPAHFEQQKNSKRIKLDSSVNGRL, translated from the exons GTTAGGATGTTCTTATCTGAAGATCCTCCTTCTCAGTTTAGATATGGAGGGCAAGACCATCTTCAGGCAAAGTCATCATGGCTATGGCATGCTACTGAAATGGGCTCTGATGATTCTCTGCCTCCTGGTTTTGAAATCCCTCCTCAGGCTACAAAAAAGTCTAAAATTGATGTTTCCCAGATTCCACTAATTAAGTGGAAATCTCCTCCCAAA TTCCAGCTGAATCCAGAATGGCTGGTGGTTGCTGGAGGTGAAAGCGAAGAGGTGGCTATTCAAAATCAGAGACTAAGGGGAGTGCTTGAGGCAATTTATCCACGCGCATCTTCCATTCCTCCAGA CCCTGCTGTTCTTTCGGGAGGAGAAACTTCtctatttgatgattttgatgtcCCTCTGATCCCAATAACGGCTGCTGAGGATGAGGATGCATCTGAGTTGTCAGATTCTATGGTTTCGGTAGACACATCCTCCCGATTGCAACCGGTCGATGTATCAAAGAGCTGGCCAGAGGTAGCACCAGGAATGCTGCCACCAGATTTTAGGTTTCCTACTGAACCATTACGACTGAATTCAGCTCCGCCTGCTCAAGACTTTGTTCATGGTGAAAGATCAGCAATGGGTGCCACACCTGTCGGAGAACCAGATGTTGTGGCTGCCGCCTCTGTTGCATTCACAGCAATTATGCGAAGCAACGAGGCAGGCAGCATGGTTGATCCTGATTTATTGATCAAAATCTTCAGCAATCCTGCCCTTGTCGAAACACTCACATCTGAGTACGGGGCTCCCAAACAACTTCCGCTCCCGGGTGTCACTTCATCAGCTCCACCTCCATTGTCTCAAATCGGCATCACCTCTTTGCAACCTCCTCCAGCTCCACAGTCATATCCAGTACCCAATGTGATCCGTCCACCTCCTGTAAATCCACAAGCTCCGCCCGCCATTCAGTTCAACACCGGCAATCCTCTCCCGAAAGCTCTACCGATGAGAGACATAAACTACTACAAGAGTTTGATCCAGCAGCACGGTGAAGATCGACAAGAAGCCGCTCCTGCACATAATGCAATGCAGTTTGGTAATCACAGCCACCGCGACTACTCCAAAAATTTAATGCCAGCCAATGGTTTGGACTTAGCAAGCGCGCATGGCTCGAAGCAAAGAGATGCAAAGCCGAAGATTTCAAAACCCTGCATATATTTCAACAGCCCGAGAGGATGCCGACATGGTTCTAATTGCTCTTACCAGCATGATGTAGCATATCCAGCTCATTTTGAGCAGCAGAAGAACTCCAAAAGAATTAAGTTAGACAGTTCAGTTAATGGAAGGCTCTGA